Genomic window (Fodinibius sp. Rm-B-1B1-1):
AGTTTTGCCCTTGGGCTTCTTCTGGATCAGCTTCAAAAATTTCGTATTCAAAACCCCATTGCTGCGACGCCTTTGCTACCAGCTGTGCATCCTTATCAGAAGCTTTCCCCCGCTTTTGATAATTGACATGAGCAACAAGGGCCGAAATATCGAGACGGTAAAACGTATATAATAGCCCCATAGAATCAACGCCACCACTTACTGCAATAACAAAAGATGGAGTTGAAGAAGTAAAGTTTGATTTAACCGTTTCACTAACGGTTTGTTCAATGTGTGATAAGGCTGACTTGCTCATACGAAAATGATTCGATTCCACCTTCTCTGTTCAACATCAAGAGTTGCCCCTTTTCACCAATCCCAAGAAGCTTAAACTGATCTTCTTGAAGCTCATCATCAATTTCTAAGCCAACCCATTGTCCATAGCCTACTATATTTCTATTAATCGATTTAATAAGCCCAGAACCTTGTTTCTGCCACAATGCATATTTGTGCTCGATACGCTGCATCAAAGTAGCCAACAACTGTTCTCTATCGAGGTCCTTCTCCATTTCAAGGCTTAAAGAGGTTGCCAGCCCCGATAGTTCCGCGGAAAAGTTTTTTTGATTTACATTCAATCCAATCCCAATAATTAAACGATCGAAAGTATTTCCATTGAAAACAGTTTCCGTTAAAATTCCAGCTGTTTTTTTGTCATTTACCAATACATCATTAGGCCATTTTATAGCCGCACAAGATGTTGTTAACAACTCGTTAAAACATTCGACCATGGCCAACGCACAAGCCAATGTTAACACGTGAAATCGCTCAGCTTTGGGAGGAATAAATGCCATTGAAAACGTAAGATTCCGACCATTTCGGGACTCCCATTCCCGTTCGTACTGCCCCCTTCCTTTCGTTTGATGGTTCGTCAAACAGATCATCCCCTGCTCTATTTCGTCGCGAGGAATCTTCTTCAGATAGGTATTCGTAGAAGCAAGCTCATCAAAATAGCGGATACTTTGTCCCAGCCATTGGGTATCCAACTCACGTAAAAATAATGATTTATCGAATGCAGTACTCAATGTATTCTTCTTCGATCAATTAAAATTATGCCTCAGCCAGCTTACTTTTAAGTAGCTCTATTTTAGTAATGGGTGTAGGATCAACATTACTTAACATCGCCAGATAAAAACTGGTCCAATCAGCCAGTTGGATAAGCGAAAACATGCGTGTAAGCCGCGTTTGGCCTCTCGTTTTTAACACGTGCAGCGAAGCTGCTTGGTCTTCGATTAGCTCCTCAACAATTTCCATTCGTCGCTGTACTCGTGGATCATCCTCTTTATCAATCAATAAGATTACCGACAGGCGACCGGTCAAATGTACAATTCGCTCCCACCCTACAATTTCGTTATGTGTCATCTCGGGCATGCTATTTCCATAAGAAAGGGTCTTGGCATTTTCTGCAAATTGGTTCTGCCACCGCAAATTCACTCCTTGCATCATCGTAGCGTCTGAATAAATAATGGGTAGCGTATCAAGAATTTCTTCCGCCAAATTTAACGCTTCATTATCGGTTGGATTAGCTAACAAATCATTCTGTTCTGCAAGAAAACGCGCCGTATCTTTCAATGCCCCATCCGTCTCTTCTACCAATTCTAAGTGCTGACAAATACGATATAAGGCTACAAAACTATATCCCAATGCTGCACGTGGCGGCATTCCACCGGGAACTTTGATATAATCAATCTCTTCTTTTGCAGCGTTAACCATTAGCTCACCGCCGCCGGTAAGTGCTATGGCTTGAGCGCCCCGTTCGCGTGCAGTCGACAAGGCCGCCAGCGTTTCCTCGGTATTTCCCGAAAAGCTACATGCAATAAATAAGGTATTCTCGTTTACCCATTGCGGAATTTCGTAGTGACGAATAACCTCCATGGGATACAAACCATCACGATAACAAAACGAACGAATCAAATCCGGTCCAATAGCGGAGCCTCCCATCCCGGCAAAGCAAATATTAGCAACCCGCTCTTTATCTATCGTTAAAGATAAATCAGCAGTTATTTCCATAGCCTCCCGCCACTGATCAGGGAAAGTTGTTAGAAACCCCCGCATGTTTTGGCTATCAATTACGTTTATATCCTCCAGATTCATACCTCTTTAATTTCTTGTATCCCAGTTTGAAAATATCTTATCTACATCATCCAACGTTCCTGCTCGCAATACTTCCTGCCCCAACTTTTGCATATCAGCAATAGAATGCGATAGCAGCATCTGTTTTACCGTTGGTAACACCACTGAGTTCATACTCAGCGTATCGATGCCAAGTCCCATCAAGCAGCAAGCTGAAATAGGATCGGAGGCCAACTCCCCACAAACGCTAACCGGTATATCGTAATCTTTGGCAGCTTGAGCTGTCAAATTAATCAATTCCCAGATGGCCGGATGCCGCTGATCATATAAGTTTGAAATCCGTTCATTTCCGCGATCTACTGCTAACACATACTGAGTAAGATCATTGGTGCCAATACTTAGAAAATCAGCTTCACGGGCAAAGCAATCCGCTTTCAAGGCTACTGCTGGCACCTCAACCATCAACCCAATGGGGATATTCTCATCAATTTCGATAACATCCGTCGTTAACTCTTGCTTAATTTCATCAATAATTTGGTACAGCTGACGAACCTCTCCCATCGTAGAAACCATTGGTACCAGAATACGGATGCGACCATGAAAATCAGCCGATGCAATGTAAATGGCCCGCAGTTGATTTTTCAGGATCTGCTGCTCCTCTAAAAGCATACGAATGCCCCGCCATCCCAAAAAAGGATTTTGCTCGGGTTTGTCATCTTCAAAAAACTTATCTCCGCCTACATCAAACAACCGAATCGTAATCGGATGCGAACCAGTAGCATTAAGAATTGACCGATAAAATGATACCTGTTGATCGATATCCTGGAAACTTTCTCGTCCCAAATAAATGGACTCCGTTCGCAACAACCCAACCCCCTCGGCACAAT
Coding sequences:
- a CDS encoding biotin--[acetyl-CoA-carboxylase] ligase, producing the protein MSTAFDKSLFLRELDTQWLGQSIRYFDELASTNTYLKKIPRDEIEQGMICLTNHQTKGRGQYEREWESRNGRNLTFSMAFIPPKAERFHVLTLACALAMVECFNELLTTSCAAIKWPNDVLVNDKKTAGILTETVFNGNTFDRLIIGIGLNVNQKNFSAELSGLATSLSLEMEKDLDREQLLATLMQRIEHKYALWQKQGSGLIKSINRNIVGYGQWVGLEIDDELQEDQFKLLGIGEKGQLLMLNREGGIESFSYEQVSLITH
- a CDS encoding bifunctional phosphoglucose/phosphomannose isomerase, with product MNLEDINVIDSQNMRGFLTTFPDQWREAMEITADLSLTIDKERVANICFAGMGGSAIGPDLIRSFCYRDGLYPMEVIRHYEIPQWVNENTLFIACSFSGNTEETLAALSTARERGAQAIALTGGGELMVNAAKEEIDYIKVPGGMPPRAALGYSFVALYRICQHLELVEETDGALKDTARFLAEQNDLLANPTDNEALNLAEEILDTLPIIYSDATMMQGVNLRWQNQFAENAKTLSYGNSMPEMTHNEIVGWERIVHLTGRLSVILLIDKEDDPRVQRRMEIVEELIEDQAASLHVLKTRGQTRLTRMFSLIQLADWTSFYLAMLSNVDPTPITKIELLKSKLAEA